GAAAATCCTGACCAAGTTTTTGCATCCATTCTCTATTTACTTTGATCTTACCGATCTGTAAATAATATTCTCCCGTTTCCTTGATAACTTCGATTTCTGATAATTCCACTTTTATTTCTTCATTCTCACCATCAAGTGCAAACAGCATCACAACCCTGGGATCAATTCCCACAATAAGCTCATGATTGATAAATTTACCATAATCATTAAGATATTTATCAAATATTTCATTTATCTTATGCTTAAACAAGCTATCTATCATATTTATCAATATTCCCGGTATCTTCATATATTCTCCTATATTTAGACTATTTTCAAAATCATTTTAAATTCATTAACGATAATACTTTTATTGTCATTACTTAGACGAGTTAAATTTCGTAAGTTTTTCCCAATCTATTACCCCTGATTTGTAACAGAATTCTCTAACAAATTCCATTGTAAATAAGTTTAATATCCCAGAATACTGCTCAATAAACTCAGAATTTTTCTCCTTAGCTTTATAACCCACTGGTTCAATAATTTTAAGATAAAAATCTTCTTCCCCACTGATAAATTCCCAAAACTTCTGGCCACAGTACTTGTAATAATCACCATGATCATATTTGCCTGTTCTACCATAGCAACATCCATTTACAGCAATAACATGAAGGTTCGATCCAGAAGTTCTCAGTGTTTTAGTAGCTAATCTGAAGTCTTCCTTCATTTTAGCTATCTGACCACTATTGCCCCAATTGGGGCCTGATTTAATTGAGACTATATAACGAATACAGTCCCTTTCAAATTCTAAATCTATACCTTTAACCGCTGACTTAAAACCATTATAAACATTACTATTCACATAAATTGCCAGTTTCTCCAAAAATTCACCAAATAAAGTCTCCTCTTGAGATGATAAATGTGCATCTAATATTGCTTCAATGATATCCGATGCTGTTTGCATATATTTTGCTTTAAACAAATACGGATTTTTACGTTTTAGTACATTAAGGAGTTTTAATTTCTTAAATCCTTCCAATCGTCTTTGATGAAAGTAACTTACATTTTCTTCTACAAAACTATTCAAATCGGTAATATTAATCATAATCTTAATAAAATCTGTTCAGAGACAGATTCATGGAGCTCCTTATATTTTGTTTTATCCGCATTCATTGATTCATCAGAAATATTAAAAACTCTTTCTAATGCTATTTTATAATATTCTGGATTACGTTCAATTCCTATGCTGTTTCTATTTAAATTTCTTGCCACAG
This genomic window from Candidatus Stygibacter australis contains:
- a CDS encoding PmeII family type II restriction endonuclease — encoded protein: MINITDLNSFVEENVSYFHQRRLEGFKKLKLLNVLKRKNPYLFKAKYMQTASDIIEAILDAHLSSQEETLFGEFLEKLAIYVNSNVYNGFKSAVKGIDLEFERDCIRYIVSIKSGPNWGNSGQIAKMKEDFRLATKTLRTSGSNLHVIAVNGCCYGRTGKYDHGDYYKYCGQKFWEFISGEEDFYLKIIEPVGYKAKEKNSEFIEQYSGILNLFTMEFVREFCYKSGVIDWEKLTKFNSSK